DNA sequence from the Alkaliphilus metalliredigens QYMF genome:
TCTTGATTTTTTCATGGTACAGGATGTCTTTTTAACTGAAACTGCACAAATGGCTGATGTGGTATTCCCTGGTGCTGCCCCATTAGAGTCGAGGGGTACTTACACCAATAGCGAAAGAAAAATACAGCAGTGCCATCAAGTAATCCAGCCTGACCACGCTTATGAAAACTGGCAACTGATTATTGAGCTGGCCAATGCCCTTAGTACAAATATGTTTTATGATAATCCTGTGGCTATACTAAATGAGATTACTGCAACCCATCCTGAGTACTTTAAAAGAAATACAGATGGTGCCTCCAAATTTTGGCCAGTAACAGGCTCACCGGTATTATATGAATATGGCTTTGGCTTTCCCGATAAGAAGGCGTTTCTAAGAAAAGTAGGAAATGGTCCTATTTTTACAGAGCAACAAACGACAAATGATTTAGCCCATCGTTTTATGGAGAAATTAACAATACACGGACTTGTATAGTTAATGTGGCCTTTCAAATTTATTAATAAAATCAGCGATTCACTTTAAAAGAATCCTCTTTTACCTAATTAGATAAAAGAGGATTCTTCATTTCATCAATTGCTTGCTGTAGCTTATGTTTAGAGGTCTCTAAATCCCCTGTAAAATGGTCTTTAATGATCAATCCCTCAGTATTCAACATAATCATATGACCCATCACTCCTCTTCATGCACTAGCTTAGCTAACTTGATGTTGTTTTGATCTTATATGTCTTGGCTACCCCATCCTTGCTTACGCTATGCTGTATAATTCAATCACCTTACAGACTGATTTAGTGATATGATTCTTTTTCTCTCGATTCATTTTATTTAATAAAATCATGAGTCCTTCAGTATTAAGAACTGATATTGACTCATGATTTTTATTATGTATATCATTAGGTTGATTTAATAAACTGACTACTACAATGAGGGCATGTGACTCTGATCCTTCCTTTATTTTTAGGAATTCTCATTCTCACATTACATTTTTCACAGTTGCTCACTATATAATCTAATAATGCTTCAATTCTTTGCTTATCTAGCCCAACAACCACTTCATCTCCAATTAAAAAGGCTGGTACACCTTGTAATTTTCTCCGCGAAAACTCCGCCCCGGCCATTGGATCCTCATTGACATCCTTTTCCTCAAACATAATCCCTCTACTCAAAAGAAACTCTTTTGCAGTCCGACAGTGGGGTCATGTTTTACTGGTAAAAACGATGACTTTCTTCATTTTTACACATCCTTTCACCTACATCGATTATAACTCCATCTCATTTAAAATTGCTTTCAGTTTTTTTAATTCCTCGTGACTTAAAGTAATTCCCTTACCCATCTTGGAATGCTCTGGAGCCCAATCCCTTATGTCATATTTAGGATCCCTGCCATTCCAACTGATTAAATTTAATTCCTTTGTCCAGCCTTTGCTAGAGTCCCCTAAGGTTCCAATGTTCTCTTGAATTTCATATTTAATTTCTGCCATGATTTCACTCCTTTGGTGTTTTAGTCATATTCTTCTATTTTACTACCCAATATTCCTGCTATTTTACTCGAAACAGAATGTTCTAAATCCTATGTATTTGATGGCCCACATATTACCTATAGAAAGTAATGCCTATCTATCATATTATAAGCTATATATAAGCTTATTTAAATCATAAGCTTTTATAGACTTTAAATCAACTATCAATCCAACTTTTTAATTTACTAAAGGAGCAATAAAAATGAAGAGACAGCAGTGGTTAACTTTTGCTCAAATAGGACAACTTATTCTTTTTTTTATTACGATTTCATATTTCTTACCATCAGATTATGCACCTTATTTTATAGGTCAATATATTGTTTTAATCATTTCATTCACATTTTTATCTCAAAGTAAGAGTTTTATTTTATTAATCACATATACGATGGTTACTGGGGTTACTTTTCTCTTTATTGGTTTTATAAGGGAGTGGGAGGCTTCACTTCAATGGAGGGCAATTTTATATCACTTTATTCTAACTTCAAATGCGGCAATTTCATATAGTTCAGCCTATTTTTCTCGCCAACTCCAGGAGAATAATGCTTTTTTAAGTAAAAGAATTAATGAATTGTTAAATTATGTGGGAGATTCGGGATTGTTAACAAAGCAGGAGTTTGAAAAACGAAGTAAGTTAATTAAAAAAGCCATGGCCCGTCGCCATGAACAAGGATATCAAATATACTTTTCTTTAGAAAAAATTAATCCCTATACCCAAAAGTCAGCCTTTGATACCTTAACAAATTTGGCAGTGACAGTCTTTAGAAGTGAATATGACCTAGTAGGCAAATGGAATGATCATTCATTTGTTCTATTGCTTCAAAATACCGATGAACCAGGAATGGAAATTTCTTTAAATCGTTATTTCTCTACGGTCACCTCAAGAATGAATTTAAAGGAAAGTGACTTTGTTATTAAAATAGAAGCCATAGGACATTCCCAAGGGCAGGTGATTACCATATGAGAACACTACTTCTTATGAATTTTTTAGTCTTTTCAATAATTATCATATACTACTCTATACTAACAGTATTTGGTTTATATTATCGAGCTAAAGATCAATCATCTAATCCTTTAAAAGATTATCCCAGTGTAGATATTTTGATACCAGCCCATAATGAAGCGAAAGTAATCAAAAAAACCTTAGAAGCCATGGTGAAGTTAGATTATCCGGGCACAATACAGATCTATCTTTTGAACGATCAATCTCAGGATGACACAGGAGATATTGCAGAAGCCTTTGCTAATACATACACTAATATACATCATATCAGGGTTCCCGATGGTCAACCCAAGGGGAAATCAAGGGTTTTAAATTATGGCCTCAGTATTTCTAAGTCTAAATACTTCGTTGTCTATGATGCAGATAATCAACCGGAGCCCCTTTCTTTAAAATTATTAGTAGAAGCTGCGGAAAACACACAAAACGCCGCAGGGGCAGTGGGTTACGTCAGAACAGTTAATGCAGACAAAAATATTTTGACACGAATGATCTCTTTGGAGTTTCAAGTATTTCAATTGTTAATGCAATCAGGAAGGTGGTTTTTGTTTAAAACCGGTTCCTTGACAGGAACAAATATGTTGGTAAAACGCTCTACCCTAGATTTAGTCGGTGAATATGATGTTTATGCCCTAGCAGAAGATGCAGAGCTTACCCTACGAATTACTAATATAGGACAACGACTACCCATTGTCCCCGAAGCCATCACCTGGGAGCAAGAGCCTGAAGAATTAAAGGTCCTGATCAAGCAAAGAACAAGGTGGTTACAAGGGAACCTATATTTATTAGAAAAAATGTTCACCTCATTTGAGTACTATAAAAGAAGGATGCTGGTTCATAGTCTCCAACAGATTTTAGTTTATGTGGTCTTCCTCATATTTTTAATGATTTCACATGGTTGGTTTATAGCAGGTATTTTAGGATATTCCAGTACCACTATACAGATGCCCCTTTTACTTACTTGGTATGTTTCTTATCTGGTTTATACCTCCCAGTTACTTAGCGCACAGGTTGTTGAAAAAACCGCCTCCCCTATTAATATGTTCATTGGGTTCATATCGTACTTTACCTATTCCCAGCTTTTTATATTCCTTTTTTTCAGAAGCTTATTTTACTATATTAGGGCAAGAAAGAAAGGAGAGATTATCTGTTGGGATAAAACAATTCGATTCTAATAATAAAACTCCCCTCATAATAAATAGTTATATTATTTTAACTGTCTATTATAAGGGGTGCCTATCAATAATGACGCTTTTCTCAGATGATAATAATCTTCTTGTTATGTAGGGCTACCTGCAAGTCCAAGTTCAGCAGCTACTTCCTGCATTCCTTCAATGGTCCAAAGAATGACTGTATCTAAGTCCATATCTATCATTTCACAACCAGCAAGAATGACTTCACGATTAACACCAGCGGCAAAACCTTTTGACTTAAATTTTTTCTTAACCGACTTAACCTCAAGATCCAATATACTTTTATTAGGTCGCATTAATACACCCGCTGTTATCAGTCCCGTCAGCTCATCAATTGTGTATAGTACCTTTTCCATTTTACGAATCGGCTCTACATCCATACATATATTCCATCCATGGGATATGACAGCATGAATGATATCTTCGTCAACACCTTCTTTTTCCAGGATCTCCTTACTCTTATGACAATGTTCATCAGGGTAGAGCTCATAATCAATATCGTGTATCAGTCCAACACTTCCCCAGTATTCCTCATCTTCGTTATTTTTTCTAGCAAAGTAACGCATAGTCGCCTCTACAGCAAGGGCATGAGTTATCAGAGCCTCATTTTTATTGTACTTTGTTAACAATTCATAAGCATCTTCTCTAGTCATCATCCTTTGTGCCTCCTTGTTTTCAATTTAAATATGAGCACTTGAAATATGTATAAGAAAAACCACCCAAAGGTGGTTTTTCTTATGGGTTCAGTAAGTATTTAGCAAATGGTGAATTGGAATCGATCACCATCTTTGTTTGTCCATCAATGGTTTTTGTATATGCTTGTAGTGTTCTATAGAACTCATAGAATTCAGGGTCTTTATTATGTGCCTCAGCATAAATTCGTATGGCCTCGGCGTCTCCTTCACCTCTAATGGTTTGTGCTTCCTCATATGCTTCTGCGTTTAAAATTGTGGCTTCCATGTCTGCTTCAGAAGTAATCATTAGGGCTTCTTCTGCCCCTTCTGAACGAAATTGCCTAGCGATTCTTTCTCTTTCAGTTTTCATTCTATTATATATGTTGGCAGAGTTTGCTTCAGGTAAATCTGTTCTTTTAATTCTGACATCCATCACCTTAATTCCTAGTCCAGCAACAGATCTGTTTACGGACTCTGCAACTCTCTCGGACAATTGTCTAGCATATTCTCTATCGGAGATTACGGTGTCAGTAGTGGCTCTTCCTATTTCCTCATTAATTGCAGAATAAAGCAGGTCGTCTAATCTTGTATGGGCCGCCCCTTCGGTCCTAACACTGATTTTGAATAACGCAGGGTTTACAATTTTCCATTGAGCAAAATTGTCTAATATTATTTTATTTTTGTCTCTTGTGATGACTTCCCTAGCATTAGAGTCAAATGTCAAAAGTTTATCGGTATATGTTTCCGCTCTTTGCCATGGGAGTTTGAAAAACAAACCCTTACCCTCTATAATTTCCACTTGTCCAAGTTGATTATTTTCCATGGTTCTCTCAACAAGCTCAGGGGTCTTTTCACTAACAATTATTTTCTTCACTTCGGTAAACTGCGTTAAAATCCCTAGCTCTGACTCCGAAACTGTATAAGTAAATAGGTTGAACCCACCTACAATAATGACTAGTGCTACGACTATCATAGCCACTCGCGATCCTAAAGATCCTAACTCCTTAATTTTTTCTGTGGTAGAACGTTGCTCTTGCGGCTCCATTTACATCTCCCCCTGACTGTTTCCAAGAATATTAGAGAAGGGTAAAACCATTGTATTGTCTTTCCCATCCATTATATATTTATCTATGCCTGGAAGCACTTCTTCTAAGGTTTCTAGATACATTCGCGTTCTTGTTACTTCCTTACCCGACTGGTATCTTTCAAGAATTTGATTAAATTCAGAGGCATCTCCCCTAGCTCTAGCAATCCTATCCTCTTTATAGGCTAGTGCTCTGTTAATCTCCTGTGCTGCTTCCCCTCTAGCTACAGGAATGATTTCATTTCGATAACCTTCAGCTTCATTTATGGCACTTCTTTTATCATCTCTTGCTCTAATGACATCATGAAAAGCTTCCCCAACTTCTCCATCAGGAGGATTTACATCCTGAAGCCTTACATCCTCGACCATCATACCTAATTTATAGAGATTCACAATTTCCTGAAGTTCTTCCCGAATCTCTTGCTCTACCAAAAGTCTATTTTCTGTCATAACTGAATCTAAATTATGATTGGCAACTGTTCGTCTTATGGCAGACTCCCCTGCAATCCTCACGGTTTCGCTTTGATTATCTACTTCAAATGTGTAACTAGCAGAATCAATGATTCTATACTGCAAAATAGCTTCCACATTGATTAAATTTCCATCTCCTGTTAACATAAGCGATTCCTTTTCTACAGAGGAATATTCTGTATTTGTACTGGAACTCCCCTCCGACCTAGTTCTAAATCCAAACTCTAAACGATGTAGCTCGTTTACATTAACTTTATAAACATTGTCGATCAATAAAGGCCTCCAATTTATCCCCGCCTTCGTGACTGTTCTATCATGCTCGCCAAATCTAGTTACAACTGCCTCTTCTCCTGACCCTAAAGTATAAAACCCCAAAACGAACCATATGCCGACTACGCTGAGTATCACAATGCCAGATATGATATTTGCTAGTTTATTGCTATTCAGTTCAACCACCCCTTTATATAAGATACTTAATTATAACATACCTGAGTTTGAATAAAAAATGGATCCCATTAGTAAGTAGATCTACTTCGGGAAGGATTATATATCATCAGACATTTACTTAGCGTATGAAAGTATTTTATCAAGAATTTTTGCTCTGAGTTCATTGACACCATCAAAGTTTACATTTGGCACATAATAGGATTCCATTACATCATGTGCTTTTTTTGTTTTTTGAAGATTCTTCATTGCATCATTAATCAATTGCTTAAAAAGTCTTTCACTATAATCTAATTCTTCCCTGTATTGTTCTATTTTCTTTTGGTCTAAAAATTGGTTTAAATTGAGTGCCAAGTATTGCTTATACTTCTCGTGAGTTGTAATGGCAATATCTAGTCCTGGGATCAATAATGTTTCAATCTTATCCGGTACTAATGGCTCATGATGAATTTCGATATCATATCCTTTTTCCACTGCCATTTCTGCTATTTTTTCAAGCAGTGTTGATTTTCCCGTCCCTGGTGCTCCTTTTATATAAAGAACTTTATCCATTGGGCCCACATAGGTCTCTACATAATCAACATGCCCCTCTAAAGTGATGGCACTTCCAAGTAAATGCCTTTTCTTCCCGATTCGCTCTTGATCCTCGATGCCATCAAAAATTTCTTTTATGAGTGCTTTAGTTGCCTGATTTACCTTAACAAAATCCATTGCATATCCATAGATCCATTCTATATCATCGTGGATTAATTTAGCTGCTGGTAAATACTTATAGACTCTTTTATAAATATGACTGTTCGCCATGGTATTTTCAATAATTCCTTTTCGATTCACCTTCATGGCTGCTTCATCCCAATAGTCTCCTAAGTTAATAACTTCATCTACTGCGCCAGGATATTTGGGATCCTCGACATGGGGTGCGGTTCCATCTAACATGGCAATTTTTAACTCAGGAATGACAACCGCATCAACAGAGTCCGGGTCAGCAGCACAGTGGTGAAACTCTATGTCATATCCTCTATCCACCATTTCATACCCGATCTTT
Encoded proteins:
- a CDS encoding YdbC family protein, whose translation is MAEIKYEIQENIGTLGDSSKGWTKELNLISWNGRDPKYDIRDWAPEHSKMGKGITLSHEELKKLKAILNEMEL
- the hflK gene encoding FtsH protease activity modulator HflK, which codes for MVELNSNKLANIISGIVILSVVGIWFVLGFYTLGSGEEAVVTRFGEHDRTVTKAGINWRPLLIDNVYKVNVNELHRLEFGFRTRSEGSSSTNTEYSSVEKESLMLTGDGNLINVEAILQYRIIDSASYTFEVDNQSETVRIAGESAIRRTVANHNLDSVMTENRLLVEQEIREELQEIVNLYKLGMMVEDVRLQDVNPPDGEVGEAFHDVIRARDDKRSAINEAEGYRNEIIPVARGEAAQEINRALAYKEDRIARARGDASEFNQILERYQSGKEVTRTRMYLETLEEVLPGIDKYIMDGKDNTMVLPFSNILGNSQGEM
- the hflC gene encoding protease modulator HflC, with the protein product MEPQEQRSTTEKIKELGSLGSRVAMIVVALVIIVGGFNLFTYTVSESELGILTQFTEVKKIIVSEKTPELVERTMENNQLGQVEIIEGKGLFFKLPWQRAETYTDKLLTFDSNAREVITRDKNKIILDNFAQWKIVNPALFKISVRTEGAAHTRLDDLLYSAINEEIGRATTDTVISDREYARQLSERVAESVNRSVAGLGIKVMDVRIKRTDLPEANSANIYNRMKTERERIARQFRSEGAEEALMITSEADMEATILNAEAYEEAQTIRGEGDAEAIRIYAEAHNKDPEFYEFYRTLQAYTKTIDGQTKMVIDSNSPFAKYLLNP
- a CDS encoding PRK06851 family protein, with the translated sequence MTKKGNIRRLFPGGNTSLGFYSHFDHIIDVKNANHVFFVKGGPGVGKSHMMKKIGYEMVDRGYDIEFHHCAADPDSVDAVVIPELKIAMLDGTAPHVEDPKYPGAVDEVINLGDYWDEAAMKVNRKGIIENTMANSHIYKRVYKYLPAAKLIHDDIEWIYGYAMDFVKVNQATKALIKEIFDGIEDQERIGKKRHLLGSAITLEGHVDYVETYVGPMDKVLYIKGAPGTGKSTLLEKIAEMAVEKGYDIEIHHEPLVPDKIETLLIPGLDIAITTHEKYKQYLALNLNQFLDQKKIEQYREELDYSERLFKQLINDAMKNLQKTKKAHDVMESYYVPNVNFDGVNELRAKILDKILSYAK
- a CDS encoding glycosyltransferase family 2 protein, giving the protein MRTLLLMNFLVFSIIIIYYSILTVFGLYYRAKDQSSNPLKDYPSVDILIPAHNEAKVIKKTLEAMVKLDYPGTIQIYLLNDQSQDDTGDIAEAFANTYTNIHHIRVPDGQPKGKSRVLNYGLSISKSKYFVVYDADNQPEPLSLKLLVEAAENTQNAAGAVGYVRTVNADKNILTRMISLEFQVFQLLMQSGRWFLFKTGSLTGTNMLVKRSTLDLVGEYDVYALAEDAELTLRITNIGQRLPIVPEAITWEQEPEELKVLIKQRTRWLQGNLYLLEKMFTSFEYYKRRMLVHSLQQILVYVVFLIFLMISHGWFIAGILGYSSTTIQMPLLLTWYVSYLVYTSQLLSAQVVEKTASPINMFIGFISYFTYSQLFIFLFFRSLFYYIRARKKGEIICWDKTIRF
- a CDS encoding glutaredoxin family protein, giving the protein MKKVIVFTSKTUPHCRTAKEFLLSRGIMFEEKDVNEDPMAGAEFSRRKLQGVPAFLIGDEVVVGLDKQRIEALLDYIVSNCEKCNVRMRIPKNKGRIRVTCPHCSSQFIKST
- a CDS encoding HDIG domain-containing metalloprotein; amino-acid sequence: MMTREDAYELLTKYNKNEALITHALAVEATMRYFARKNNEDEEYWGSVGLIHDIDYELYPDEHCHKSKEILEKEGVDEDIIHAVISHGWNICMDVEPIRKMEKVLYTIDELTGLITAGVLMRPNKSILDLEVKSVKKKFKSKGFAAGVNREVILAGCEMIDMDLDTVILWTIEGMQEVAAELGLAGSPT